Genomic window (Streptomyces sp. NBC_01431):
GTTCACCGACGCGCTCTTCCTCCTCGGCAGGGCCGGCGTGCCGGGCTTCGACGGCCCGCAGGGCCTCGCCGAGGGCCAGTGGTACCGCCTGGTGACCTCGATGTTCCTGCACGGCGGCGTCGTGCACATCCTCTTCAACATGCTGAGCCTGTGGTGGCTCGGCGGCCCGCTGGAAGCCGCGTTCGGCCGGGCCCGCTATCTGGCGCTGTACGTCGTCTCGGGTCTGGCGGGCGGTGCGCTGACGTATCTGATCGCGAGCCCGCTCGAACCCTCGCTCGGCGCGTCCGGAGCGATCTTCGGCCTGTTCGGCGCCATGGCGGTGCTGATGCGGCGCATGAAGTACGACATGCGGCCGGTGATCGGGCTGCTCGTGGTCAACCTGATCCTCACGTTCAACCCGTGGATGGGCATCGCCTGGCAGGCGCACGTGGGCGGTCTGGCCGCGGGCGTGCTGGTCGGCATCGGCATGGTGCACGCCCCGGCGAAGCACCGCGCGCTCGTGCAGTGGGGCAGCTGCGCACTGGTGCTCGCCGCATCGGTCGCCATGGTCCTGATCCGCACCGCCGAGCTCACCTGAGCACAGCGGGTGCGAGCTTTCCCCAGAGTTGTCCACAGCGGGTGCCCGAACTTGTGCACTGGGTGGGGAATGCTTGTGCCCCTCGCTCCCGACCTGGTGATTTCCAGGCGGGGCAAGGGGCACAAGAGGGTGGGGACAACGGTGGAACCAGTCACACCGGCGTCAACTTCCCGGAAGTTATCCACAGATCGTCTGAGTTATCCACTCCCGGTGGATAGCGCTGTGGATAACTGGGGGCAGAGCTTGCTTCCGGGCGGGAAACCAGCCCTGCCGTCCCGGTCGGGAAGCCGGCGGGAACGCCGCTACTTCCACTGCGTGGAGACGCCGAAGCCACCTGCGATGAAGCCGAAGCCGACCACGATGTTCCAGTTACCGAGCGCCTTCAGGGGCAGATCGCCCTCGGTCACATAGAAGAGGACGATCCAGGCGAGCCCGATGAGGAAGAACGCCAGCATCACCGGGGCCACCCAGCCGCGGTTGCCCAGCTTTATGGCGGTGGCCTGCTTCGCGGGGGGCGGCGTGAAATCGGCCTTCTTGCGGATACGTGACTTCGGCACGAGGAACTCTCCTGTCGATGCGCTGCGTGACCGCGCAGGGAACTGTGGCGGCGCCGGGGGACGGGACTGCGGGGGAAGCCTCCCCCAAGCGTCCGTTAGCGTAGTGCTTCCGTGGCGCCGAAGGAGATAAGGGTACGTTGAGCAATTCTGCCGACTCCCCCGACGGGGTCCCCCAACAGCCCCGGCGCCGCTTGCGCGGTCGGCCCGTCCGGCTGCTGTCGGCCGCCGTCTTCGCGCTCGCCGGCCTCATTTTCGTCACCAGTTTCAACACGGCCAAGGGCACCAATATCCGCACCGACGCCTCACTCCTGAAGCTGTCGGACCTGATCAAACAGCGCGACCACAAGAACCAGGAGCTCGGCGAGTCCACCGCGGCC
Coding sequences:
- the crgA gene encoding cell division protein CrgA encodes the protein MPKSRIRKKADFTPPPAKQATAIKLGNRGWVAPVMLAFFLIGLAWIVLFYVTEGDLPLKALGNWNIVVGFGFIAGGFGVSTQWK
- a CDS encoding rhomboid family intramembrane serine protease: MNQDQDQARRAGLPGCYRHPGVATGISCARCERPICPECMISASVGFQCPDCVRTGSGTGHAPTASRPRTLAGGLLSAGDPQLVTKILIGLNAVMFLVQEVVGDRFTDALFLLGRAGVPGFDGPQGLAEGQWYRLVTSMFLHGGVVHILFNMLSLWWLGGPLEAAFGRARYLALYVVSGLAGGALTYLIASPLEPSLGASGAIFGLFGAMAVLMRRMKYDMRPVIGLLVVNLILTFNPWMGIAWQAHVGGLAAGVLVGIGMVHAPAKHRALVQWGSCALVLAASVAMVLIRTAELT